The nucleotide window AGGGATATCCAGCTAATGCAGAGACGTGTCCACTTTTTGCATCCATCATTTGAGGACAAAGCACCAACGAAGGGTGCGGATCGGGCAAATGCGGTGACGTGTGACCACTTCCGTCGGTGGGTCGGGTGTAACCAAATGAAGACGACCTCCTACTGACCCTGCAGCTCCTCCTAGCTTGAACGTGAGACGGCCAGCCTCTCACAAAAGTCGCCAACTCCTGTGGCCTGAGGTTTCGAAGGTGTCTCTACCTCCGCCGCCACGTGCTTAGCGCAGAGAGCTAGAAAAAAGCGGCCTACATCTTGCTTACGCTGAAAATTCAGAGCGAAGTGGGAGGTTAAGTAACATGCATGCTGCCCTAAGAGCCGATGAAATTGACTGCATGGCGGAGATCGTCTGGTTGCTTTGCGAACACAGAGGCAAGGCTGAAGCACGCCCCGCAGTACTTGGCCTGATTGCAAAACTGCTCAATGCTGACTACACGTCATCGTTCATCTGGAGTGAGGATTTGCAGCGCTCAACTCGCCGCTGCTCAGTCAATATCAGCGAGCAGTTACTGCATGAGTACGATCAACACCACCACCAGTACGACCTCGTCACGCCAACGATGCATCAAGTTGGTCATGCCGCCAATGTCGACAGTGCGATCAAACGCTCCACATTGCTGAACAGCCAGTTTTACTCTGAGTTTTTGAAGCCAGCCGGTATGTTCCACGGCATCAACGTATACTTCAAAGACAACCATCAGGACGTCGGCGACCTGCGGATCTGGAGGGGTGCTGGCGACCCACCGTTCTGTGAACGCGACGAACAAATCCTCAAAGATCTTACACCTTATTTCGTTAGGTCACTATCAGCCCAAAAATCTGAGGCCAGACTGTCGCAGCGGGAAATGGATGTTGCAAAATTGGTCGCTAATGGTGCAAGTGATAAGCAGGTTGCACTAATCTTGGGCATATCCTTTACAACTGTTCGCACACATTTGAACAATGCTATGAAAAAGTTTAAATGCACTAATCGCACACAACTGTCTCGCCACTTCTGACGCCTCCTCAATCTTAAGGAGTTTCACATCCCTGCAGGCTCGCTAAGGTAATCACACGGCATCAACGCCGTGATTACAAGGATAAGAGCCATGCATTACCAACGCTGGATGAAAAGTGCGCCTTTTGCACTGCTTGCTCTGTCATCCACCACAATCGCTGCTCCACTCGCTGACCCGACTCTGCTTTCCGCCTCGGAGGCGGCCAAGCAGATCTGCACAAAGCAGATTTCCAGTCGCGAACTTCTGGATGCCTACGTCGCCCGCATCGATAGCCATCAGAATCTCAATGCCTTCATCACGGTTGACATGAAAGCAGCCAGGTTGAAGGCGGACGCTTACGATCAGAGAATCAAAAACGGTGAAGCCTGCCTTCCTCTCGGGGGCGTCCCTATCGCTATCAAGGACAACATCCAGGTGGTCGGATTCCCAAATACTGCAGGCACTCCGGCCCTGAAGGCTTATCTTCCGACGAAAAATGCACCAATTATCGATCCACTGGAGAATGCCGGTGCAATAATCGTTGGTAAAGCCAACATGCAAGAGCTGGCCTATGGCACTTCCGGCTACAACACAGCATTCCACGTCAAGGACACAGTAGGTGTCAGAAACGCTTACGATCAAAGCCGCATTGCAGGTGGGTCATCCTCGGGCAGTGCAAGCGCCGTAGGCGCTCGACTCGTAGCAGCGGCACTGGGAACTGATACCGGCGGTTCCGTAAGACAACCGGCAGCGCTAAATGGGATCGTTGGGCTTCGCCCTACGGTAGGTCGTTATAGTCAGACCGGTATTACCCCCATCTCTCCTACTCGTGACACCGCAGGCCCCATGGCTCGTACCGTGGCAGACGTCATTCTGATGGACTCAATTATTACTGGAGAGAAAACCGCAACCCCACCAAACGTTAAGGAAATTCGACTAGGGATACCAAATGAATTTTGGGGTGACTTGTCTCCGGAGGTTGCAGCCAGGTCTGAAGCCGTAATCAAAAAACTGAAAGACGCAGGCGTAAAACTGGTTCCGTTATCGATGCCCGACATCCATGCATTGAATCAGAAAGTCGGCATGCCAATGGCATTTTATGAAGGCCGGAAGTCACTGGAGCACTATCTATCCGAAAATCAAACTGGTGTGGAGCTGTCTAAGCTTGCCGCACAAATTTCAAGTCCAGATGTGAAAGTATTGTTCGAAAAATACATCCTGCCTCAAAAGATGCCTGGAACTGATGGTAAGTTGGTAGACGTAGCCGACGCCTACAAGTGGGCAACCGAAGTTGGTCAGCCCGAAATGAAAAAAACATACACGCGAGCTTTCAAGGAATTCAAGCTCGACGCGCTTATTTTTCCAACAACTCCAGATCTTGCGATCCCAAGCAACTTAGACTCCACATCCTTCAAGGCCTTCGGTCGTATGATCAAGAACACCGACCCTGGAAGCAACGCTGGTTTACCAGGAATAAGCCTCCCCATAGGGCTTGCGGGAGCGG belongs to Pseudomonas putida NBRC 14164 and includes:
- a CDS encoding helix-turn-helix transcriptional regulator, whose product is MHAALRADEIDCMAEIVWLLCEHRGKAEARPAVLGLIAKLLNADYTSSFIWSEDLQRSTRRCSVNISEQLLHEYDQHHHQYDLVTPTMHQVGHAANVDSAIKRSTLLNSQFYSEFLKPAGMFHGINVYFKDNHQDVGDLRIWRGAGDPPFCERDEQILKDLTPYFVRSLSAQKSEARLSQREMDVAKLVANGASDKQVALILGISFTTVRTHLNNAMKKFKCTNRTQLSRHF
- the iaaH gene encoding indoleacetamide hydrolase, which translates into the protein MHYQRWMKSAPFALLALSSTTIAAPLADPTLLSASEAAKQICTKQISSRELLDAYVARIDSHQNLNAFITVDMKAARLKADAYDQRIKNGEACLPLGGVPIAIKDNIQVVGFPNTAGTPALKAYLPTKNAPIIDPLENAGAIIVGKANMQELAYGTSGYNTAFHVKDTVGVRNAYDQSRIAGGSSSGSASAVGARLVAAALGTDTGGSVRQPAALNGIVGLRPTVGRYSQTGITPISPTRDTAGPMARTVADVILMDSIITGEKTATPPNVKEIRLGIPNEFWGDLSPEVAARSEAVIKKLKDAGVKLVPLSMPDIHALNQKVGMPMAFYEGRKSLEHYLSENQTGVELSKLAAQISSPDVKVLFEKYILPQKMPGTDGKLVDVADAYKWATEVGQPEMKKTYTRAFKEFKLDALIFPTTPDLAIPSNLDSTSFKAFGRMIKNTDPGSNAGLPGISLPIGLAGAANLPVGIELDSLPGTDKELLALALMVEKIVNAQTPPTK